The following are from one region of the Corylus avellana chromosome ca1, CavTom2PMs-1.0 genome:
- the LOC132183500 gene encoding protein ENDOPLASMIC RETICULUM-ARRESTED PEN3: MEDRTSQSAPGPHPDDRVKLNVGGKLFETTLSTVRSGGPDSLLAVLSDRPTHDPNPVFIDRDPEIFSVLLSLLRSNRLPSTARRFSKQELADEALYYGIESRLKSAMSPPSFSGIDASVVATIRPASDGLPSAFTAASDDGSVWIAHGGQISSYDWNLIPASTIRTHLEDITSIRRIWPDIAAVGSESAAGLHFYDISGGRHVGSTHWSDPSDPRIYKAQVTAISDSLSSVFASFDCPHRENCVLVIDKSTLQIASELGRQSGGSAKSMVPGKLTWLPERGVLVASSVTSGAFGCSGYIRLWDPRSGEVVWETIEPGSGRSSRFGDSFADVDVDVDEWTLFKICSKSGDLAMADVRNLGDDPWVYLNDKNPSMINRSEGGGDSVIHCYKKQAFVGREGGLEVWSRVEGSENRVEGESGVCEGLYRRNFVDKLKDSERGIIKKIEGGGNRLFVSRENAEGIEVWESSNSSAAVLIT; encoded by the coding sequence ATGGAAGACCGAACTTCCCAGTCTGCCCCTGGACCCCATCCTGACGACCGAGTCAAGCTCAACGTAGGCGGCAAGCTCTTCGAGACCACTCTATCGACCGTCCGGTCAGGCGGTCCTGATTCACTCCTTGCGGTCCTTTCGGACCGCCCGACCCACGATCCCAACCCGGTTTTCATAGACCGAGACCCTGAGATCTTCTCGGTCCTCCTTTCTCTACTTCGATCGAATCGCCTCCCCTCCACAGCTCGCCGATTCTCCAAGCAAGAACTTGCCGATGAGGCCCTCTACTACGGCATCGAGTCGCGCCTTAAGTCGGCGATGTCGCCACCTTCCTTCTCCGGGATCGACGCTTCCGTCGTCGCCACCATCCGTCCAGCCTCCGACGGCCTTCCCTCGGCGTTCACGGCAGCCTCCGACGACGGCTCCGTCTGGATCGCCCATGGCGGTCAGATCTCCAGCTACGACTGGAATCTCATCCCCGCCTCGACTATCCGGACTCACTTGGAAGATATCACCTCGATCCGCCGGATTTGGCCGGACATCGCCGCCGTAGGATCCGAATCCGCCGCCGGTCTCCACTTCTACGATATCTCGGGCGGCCGCCACGTCGGTTCGACTCACTGGAGCGATCCCTCTGATCCGCGCATCTACAAAGCCCAAGTCACCGCGATTTCTGACTCACTGAGTTCAGTCTTCGCCTCGTTCGATTGTCCGCATAGAGAGAATTGCGTCCTAGTTATCGACAAATCCACTCTCCAGATTGCTTCGGAGCTCGGCCGGCAGTCCGGCGGCTCGGCAAAGAGCATGGTCCCCGGGAAGCTGACGTGGCTTCCGGAGAGAGGCGTGCTCGTCGCAAGCTCAGTCACGAGCGGGGCGTTCGGGTGCTCAGGGTACATCAGATTGTGGGACCCGAGGTCTGGAGAGGTGGTTTGGGAGACGATCGAGCCAGGTTCGGGGCGGAGCAGTAGGTTCGGGGACTCGTTCGCTGACGTCGACGTGGACGTGGACGAGTGGACCCTGTTCAAGATATGTTCGAAGTCGGGCGATTTAGCAATGGCAGACGTGCGTAATTTAGGAGATGATCCGTGGGTGTATTTGAACGACAAGAACCCAAGCATGATTAACAGGAGTGAAGGTGGTGGCGATAGTGTAATTCACTGTTACAAGAAGCAAGCGTTTGTGGGGAGAGAGGGAGGCTTGGAGGTTTGGTCCAGAGTGGAAGGAAGTGAAAATCgagtggagggagagagtgGGGTTTGTGAGGGTTTGTATAGGAGGAATTTTGTTGACAAGTTGAAGGATTCTGAGAGAGGGattataaagaaaattgaaggtgGTGGGAACAGGTTGTTTGTTAGTAGAGAAAATGCTGAAGGAATTGAAGTCTGGGAAAGCTCTAATTCTTCTGCTGCTGTTTTAATCACGTGA